From Microbacterium sp. LWH11-1.2, one genomic window encodes:
- a CDS encoding helix-turn-helix domain-containing protein, producing MRDSFHSLTDALDGDELLTTGEAAALLGASRQHVVNLIDRGDLPATRIGTHRRVRRGDLLAVRSASVRSTRDQERSLWLGIAVAGELVRDPRRTLEAAHTTLAETARPNRWTKEWADLLDGPLFGVLRALTSDTVHARELRQNSPFAGVLSDHDRQQVLDAFRDSAARR from the coding sequence ATGCGCGACTCTTTTCATTCGCTCACAGACGCGTTGGACGGCGACGAGCTGCTCACCACCGGCGAGGCGGCTGCACTGCTCGGAGCATCCCGCCAACATGTGGTCAATCTGATCGACCGCGGCGACCTTCCTGCTACGAGAATCGGCACGCACCGACGCGTGCGCCGAGGCGACCTCCTCGCCGTCCGCAGCGCCTCCGTGCGATCGACGCGAGATCAGGAGCGCAGTCTCTGGTTGGGAATCGCCGTCGCAGGCGAGCTGGTGCGAGATCCGCGGCGCACTCTCGAAGCCGCACACACCACGCTCGCGGAGACCGCACGACCGAATCGATGGACCAAGGAGTGGGCGGATCTTCTCGACGGACCGTTGTTCGGCGTTCTCCGCGCGCTCACGTCCGACACCGTCCACGCTCGCGAACTCCGCCAGAACTCCCCGTTCGCCGGCGTCCTGTCCGACCATGACCGGCAGCAGGTGCTGGATGCCTTCCGCGACTCGGCTGCCAGACGATGA
- a CDS encoding cobalamin-independent methionine synthase II family protein — protein sequence MADRILTTHVGSLPRSAAVTDLVFAQERGDAVDAAQFDAVIGAAVEECVGRQAAAGIDLVSDGEMSKISYATYIKDRITGFDGDSPRTPPADLEEFPGFLRRQASSGGTPTYRRPCCVGPIAPKTLAPLEADLRHLQAAVDRHRLTGAFMNAASPGVIALFQPDRHYGDEDAYLEALAEAMRPEYEAIVAAGFILQLDSPDIGLGRHMTYKDRTDAEYLRVVERHIEVLDHALRDVPADRVRMHVCWGNYEGPHHRDIEMRTILPALMKAKPQGLLFEASNPRHQHDWQAFRDLAHLVPDDRVLIPGVIDSTTNFIEHPEVVAQRIEQFAALVGPERVIAGSDCGFSTFAGFGAVDPDIVYAKLETLSAGAAIASARL from the coding sequence ATGGCCGACCGCATCCTGACCACGCACGTCGGATCCCTGCCGCGCAGCGCTGCCGTGACCGATCTGGTCTTCGCGCAGGAGCGTGGCGACGCCGTCGATGCGGCGCAGTTCGACGCGGTGATCGGTGCCGCGGTCGAGGAGTGCGTCGGCCGGCAGGCGGCCGCGGGGATCGACCTCGTCTCGGACGGCGAGATGTCGAAGATCTCCTACGCGACCTACATCAAGGACCGCATCACGGGGTTCGACGGGGACAGTCCGCGCACACCGCCGGCCGACCTGGAGGAGTTCCCCGGGTTCCTGCGGCGGCAGGCGAGCAGCGGAGGCACGCCCACGTACCGCCGGCCCTGCTGCGTCGGGCCGATCGCCCCGAAGACGCTCGCGCCGCTGGAGGCCGATCTGCGGCATCTGCAGGCGGCGGTCGACCGGCACCGCCTCACGGGCGCGTTCATGAACGCGGCGTCGCCGGGGGTGATCGCGCTGTTCCAGCCCGATCGGCACTACGGCGATGAAGACGCGTACCTCGAGGCGCTGGCCGAGGCCATGCGTCCGGAGTACGAGGCGATCGTGGCCGCCGGGTTCATCCTCCAGCTGGACAGCCCCGACATCGGGCTCGGCCGTCACATGACCTACAAGGACCGGACGGATGCCGAGTACCTGCGGGTCGTCGAGCGCCACATCGAGGTGCTCGACCACGCGCTGCGCGACGTGCCGGCCGACCGGGTGCGGATGCACGTCTGCTGGGGCAACTACGAGGGGCCGCACCACCGCGACATCGAGATGCGCACCATCCTCCCGGCCCTGATGAAGGCCAAGCCCCAGGGGCTGCTCTTCGAGGCGTCGAATCCCCGCCACCAGCACGACTGGCAGGCGTTCCGTGATCTCGCGCATCTCGTGCCCGACGACCGCGTGCTCATCCCCGGGGTGATCGACTCGACGACGAACTTCATCGAGCACCCCGAGGTGGTCGCCCAGCGCATCGAGCAGTTCGCCGCCCTCGTGGGCCCGGAGCGCGTGATCGCCGGATCCGACTGCGGGTTCTCGACCTTCGCCGGATTCGGCGCCGTCGACCCGGACATCGTCTATGCCAAGCTCGAGACCCTGTCGGCCGGGGCGGCGATCGCGAGCGCGCGGCTGTAG
- a CDS encoding ROK family protein encodes MVHGVMDVRLLARVGSKALIREINEALVLDVVRRSGTTSRAEVTSVTGLSPATVTGITSQLVRDGLLIESEMLRGTGGRPARLIELGRDAVVAAGVRLSPDGVEVALVDLRGDVVSMRTAPLTATDPESAADAVVAIVDAVAAEHPASALRGISVALSGIVDRPRGIVRHSGALGWQDVPFARMVEDRSSGRVVIDSLVNSFTAGLVLLDADLAERDVIVVSVGVSLGASMLVHGRIHRGFGGSAGGFAHSALGDRDGGRPCHCGGSGCLETWSSVWGMQRESERRGGAADLTEKVAQDVLAEGGRQLGIALANAGKMFGPERIVLVLSPEVRVPAFQESCEQALAGEYVYGDGTAPGLVTVAADSDVFARGAGYDMVTELFTTDRADPR; translated from the coding sequence ATGGTGCACGGGGTCATGGATGTCCGGCTGCTGGCGCGCGTGGGGAGCAAGGCTCTCATCCGCGAGATCAATGAGGCCCTCGTGCTGGATGTGGTCCGTCGCAGCGGCACGACCTCGCGCGCCGAGGTCACGAGCGTCACCGGCCTCAGCCCCGCGACGGTGACGGGGATCACCAGCCAGCTCGTCCGCGATGGACTGCTGATCGAGAGCGAGATGCTGCGGGGGACGGGAGGGCGCCCCGCTCGGCTCATCGAGCTCGGGCGCGATGCGGTGGTCGCGGCGGGCGTCCGTCTCTCGCCGGACGGCGTCGAGGTCGCCCTGGTCGACCTGAGGGGCGACGTCGTCTCGATGCGCACCGCCCCGTTGACCGCGACCGATCCGGAGTCCGCCGCCGACGCGGTCGTCGCGATCGTGGATGCCGTCGCGGCAGAGCATCCGGCATCCGCACTCCGCGGCATCAGCGTCGCGCTGTCCGGGATCGTGGATCGCCCGCGCGGGATCGTCCGCCACAGCGGCGCGCTCGGCTGGCAGGATGTGCCGTTCGCGCGGATGGTCGAGGACCGCAGCTCCGGGCGCGTGGTGATCGACAGCCTGGTGAACAGCTTCACCGCGGGGCTCGTCCTCCTCGACGCGGATCTCGCGGAGCGCGACGTGATCGTCGTCAGCGTGGGGGTGAGCCTCGGGGCATCGATGCTGGTCCACGGGCGCATCCACCGCGGGTTCGGGGGATCGGCCGGCGGATTCGCGCACTCCGCCCTCGGCGATCGGGACGGCGGTCGGCCGTGTCACTGCGGTGGCTCCGGGTGCCTGGAGACCTGGAGCAGTGTGTGGGGCATGCAGCGCGAATCCGAGCGGCGCGGGGGTGCGGCCGATCTCACCGAGAAGGTGGCGCAGGACGTGCTGGCCGAAGGCGGCCGCCAGCTCGGCATCGCGCTCGCCAATGCCGGGAAGATGTTCGGCCCCGAGCGCATCGTGCTGGTGCTCTCGCCCGAGGTGCGGGTCCCGGCCTTCCAGGAGAGCTGCGAGCAGGCGCTCGCCGGCGAGTACGTCTACGGCGACGGCACCGCTCCCGGGCTCGTGACCGTGGCGGCCGACAGCGACGTCTTCGCGCGCGGCGCCGGATACGACATGGTCACCGAGCTCTTCACCACGGATCGCGCCGACCCCCGCTGA
- a CDS encoding carbohydrate ABC transporter permease, with protein MTPTAMTPAAVADSIRPSSPVPGTKRPRRRRNTGQTWTLVALIVISLFTVAPLIAVVILALSPADAPTIPHAIPEALTFDNIIRIFRVGEFPLWVWNSVVYSVVSVVIVLFTAAMAAYALARKRFPGRNALLWSIIATLMVPMQATLIPTFILVAGAGGVNTLWGLILPTLANAQAVFLIRQFVMDMPDELFDAARIDGAGEWRTFVSIVLPLIKPVLATLAIFVFLWHWNDLLWPLVVGQSDEARTLTVGLATLNTETVSTSNIMAAALISFVPCFLIFIFLQRHIVESITASGIKG; from the coding sequence ATGACCCCGACCGCCATGACTCCCGCCGCCGTCGCGGACAGCATCCGTCCGTCCTCGCCCGTGCCGGGCACCAAGCGTCCGCGCCGGCGGCGCAACACGGGCCAGACGTGGACCCTGGTCGCGCTCATCGTGATCTCGCTCTTCACCGTGGCCCCGCTGATCGCGGTCGTGATCCTCGCGCTGTCGCCGGCGGACGCACCGACGATCCCGCATGCGATCCCCGAGGCGCTCACCTTCGACAACATCATCCGGATCTTCCGCGTCGGCGAGTTCCCTCTCTGGGTGTGGAACTCCGTCGTGTACTCGGTCGTCTCGGTCGTCATCGTGCTCTTCACCGCGGCGATGGCCGCGTACGCCCTCGCCCGCAAGCGGTTCCCGGGGCGCAACGCCCTGCTGTGGTCGATCATCGCGACCCTCATGGTCCCGATGCAGGCGACGCTGATCCCGACGTTCATCCTCGTCGCCGGAGCGGGAGGCGTGAACACCCTGTGGGGCCTGATCCTGCCGACGCTCGCGAACGCGCAGGCCGTGTTCCTGATCCGGCAGTTCGTGATGGACATGCCGGACGAGCTCTTCGACGCGGCCCGCATCGACGGAGCCGGCGAGTGGCGTACCTTCGTCTCGATCGTGCTGCCGCTGATCAAGCCGGTGCTCGCGACCCTCGCGATCTTCGTGTTCCTCTGGCACTGGAACGACCTGCTCTGGCCGCTCGTCGTCGGCCAGTCCGACGAGGCGCGGACGCTCACGGTGGGTCTCGCGACGCTCAACACCGAGACGGTCTCGACCTCGAACATCATGGCGGCGGCGCTGATCAGCTTCGTGCCCTGCTTCCTGATCTTCATCTTCCTGCAGCGCCACATCGTCGAGAGCATCACGGCGAGCGGGATCAAGGGATGA
- a CDS encoding gfo/Idh/MocA family oxidoreductase → MTGPQPIRFGLIGVDSSHARQFTRLFGDGRSGRVHDGTVTAAWQAPTSADFPPSRDRNDENASALSDAGVPLLDSPEAVAEASDALLLVSSDVRTRREQFARIAPSGKPVYVDTRFAADAQDASEMLQLAADSGCLVLSGSPKRFTPEFLALPAAEIESIELRGPLVVQPGHPGLSWYGVHLVDLAVALFGPGCALVEPRGTGVRLVWPDGRSATLSGPAEWDPWTRGRARTASGEVGFTIESDEDMLTGLLDSVVRSCRSGEPNIDPAEIVAISRIVAAGSETLATRLPLALPKRAPDADER, encoded by the coding sequence ATGACCGGGCCGCAGCCGATCCGATTCGGTCTGATCGGCGTCGACTCCTCGCACGCGCGCCAGTTCACCCGCCTGTTCGGCGACGGCCGCTCCGGACGCGTGCACGACGGGACGGTGACGGCAGCCTGGCAGGCGCCGACCTCTGCGGACTTCCCGCCCAGTCGGGACCGCAACGACGAGAACGCGAGTGCTCTCTCCGACGCCGGCGTGCCGCTGCTGGACTCACCGGAGGCGGTGGCCGAGGCATCCGACGCCCTGCTGCTGGTGTCCTCCGACGTGCGCACGCGGCGGGAGCAGTTCGCCCGCATCGCCCCCTCCGGCAAGCCCGTGTACGTCGACACCCGGTTCGCGGCCGACGCGCAGGATGCCAGCGAGATGCTGCAGCTCGCCGCAGACTCCGGATGCCTGGTGCTCAGCGGCTCCCCGAAGCGGTTCACCCCCGAGTTCCTCGCGCTTCCGGCGGCGGAGATCGAGTCGATCGAGCTCCGCGGCCCCCTGGTCGTGCAACCCGGCCATCCGGGTCTCTCCTGGTACGGCGTGCACCTCGTCGACCTGGCCGTGGCGCTCTTCGGGCCGGGGTGCGCGCTCGTCGAGCCGCGCGGCACCGGCGTGCGCCTGGTCTGGCCGGATGGCCGGAGCGCGACGCTCAGCGGTCCGGCGGAGTGGGATCCGTGGACTCGCGGGCGAGCTCGGACGGCGTCCGGTGAGGTCGGTTTCACGATCGAGTCGGACGAGGACATGCTGACCGGCCTCCTCGATTCCGTCGTGCGATCGTGCCGCAGCGGCGAGCCGAACATCGACCCCGCCGAGATCGTCGCGATCTCTCGGATCGTGGCCGCCGGCTCCGAGACTCTCGCGACCCGCCTGCCCCTCGCTCTGCCGAAGCGGGCGCCGGACGCCGACGAACGCTGA
- a CDS encoding hydroxyacid dehydrogenase, with translation MSNDDVRADPYPQSRVSRLLLSVGSAESAAFFPAGAHEDLSLHAAGIDIVEPEDARSSDAVSLAEIAVVAWGFPRLDADMLARMPQLRLVVNAASSVRGIVSDEFWASGIPISQAGAAMSPAVAEMSLTLTLSLLRRVHRMDHALRNGIPWAAARDITRAREISGCRIAVIGASRTGREYIRMCTALGADVQVFDPYLREDDPLSTLAAPLDELLSSSDVVAIHAPATAETAGMIGRRELAAMPDGAALVNTARASLVDMDALFDEVTSGRLDAALDVFESEPLPDDDRWRSLPNALLTGHVSGATRESRSRAGRIVIGEIARFLADEDLQHRVTADALERMG, from the coding sequence ATGTCGAACGATGATGTCCGGGCGGACCCATACCCGCAGAGCCGCGTGTCGAGGCTGCTGCTGAGCGTCGGGAGCGCCGAGAGTGCGGCGTTCTTCCCGGCAGGGGCGCACGAGGACCTCTCGCTCCACGCGGCCGGCATCGACATCGTCGAGCCGGAAGACGCGCGCAGCTCCGATGCCGTCTCGCTCGCCGAGATCGCGGTCGTGGCCTGGGGCTTCCCCCGACTCGACGCCGACATGCTCGCCCGGATGCCGCAGCTGCGGCTCGTCGTGAACGCAGCCTCGTCGGTACGGGGCATCGTGAGCGACGAGTTCTGGGCCTCCGGCATCCCGATCTCGCAGGCGGGCGCCGCGATGTCACCCGCCGTGGCCGAGATGTCGCTCACCCTGACCCTCTCCCTCCTGCGCCGTGTGCACCGCATGGACCATGCCCTGCGCAACGGCATCCCGTGGGCCGCGGCCCGTGACATCACCCGCGCCAGGGAGATCAGCGGATGCCGCATCGCGGTGATCGGCGCGTCGCGCACCGGCCGCGAATACATCAGGATGTGCACGGCGCTCGGCGCCGACGTCCAGGTCTTCGACCCGTACCTGCGGGAAGACGACCCGCTCAGCACGCTGGCGGCACCCCTCGACGAGCTCCTGTCGTCCAGCGACGTCGTCGCGATCCACGCCCCCGCCACGGCGGAGACCGCAGGGATGATCGGACGCCGCGAGCTCGCGGCGATGCCGGACGGTGCGGCACTCGTCAACACGGCGCGCGCGTCGCTCGTCGACATGGACGCGCTGTTCGACGAGGTCACCTCCGGCCGGCTCGACGCCGCCCTCGACGTGTTCGAGAGCGAGCCGCTCCCGGACGACGACCGCTGGCGCTCGCTGCCCAACGCCCTGCTCACCGGTCACGTCTCCGGAGCGACCAGGGAGTCGCGTTCGCGTGCAGGACGGATCGTGATCGGCGAGATCGCCCGCTTCCTCGCCGACGAGGACCTGCAGCACCGGGTGACCGCCGACGCACTCGAGAGGATGGGCTGA
- a CDS encoding extracellular solute-binding protein: MKHRIARAAAVTAVAALALTACSAPAADTDAGGDDAALKGEVTLWMYPVIRDEAASKDFWETAEADYEKEFPDVDLTIELQTFDKRDEQISAALAANSGPDIVLITPDQAATYLNVGGLLPVDDAIEDERDAFFPATLEAATFEDELYGVPLFQNVFTTAYNKTVFDEAGLELPTTWDEIREAAPVLADSGIAVMDYLGTPEQTLNLSFYPFLWQAGGTVFSDDGTEIAFDSKEGVEALEFLVELQKEGGLPADAATQSVGIEGSPLAAGTVGIRPTTQPSELAQMRAALGEENVVVGPPLEGETQATYGNPGLLSLTSINKSENRAAASSVLAFLTSKDFQTELNAAAGNFPSRTDVEIAGPEADRAAYEAALKVANPGEPNPAARQVMAVLAPYIQSALRGDLSAKDALEKAAEEAQAVLDRS, translated from the coding sequence ATGAAGCACCGCATCGCCCGAGCGGCGGCCGTCACCGCCGTCGCCGCACTCGCCCTCACCGCCTGCTCCGCCCCCGCTGCCGACACCGACGCCGGCGGCGACGACGCAGCCCTGAAGGGCGAGGTCACCCTCTGGATGTACCCGGTGATCCGCGACGAGGCCGCCAGCAAGGACTTCTGGGAGACCGCCGAGGCCGACTACGAGAAGGAGTTCCCCGACGTCGACCTCACCATCGAGCTGCAGACCTTCGACAAGCGCGACGAGCAGATCTCTGCCGCGCTCGCCGCGAACTCCGGTCCGGACATCGTCCTGATCACCCCCGATCAGGCGGCCACCTACCTCAACGTGGGTGGCCTGCTCCCCGTCGACGACGCCATCGAAGACGAGCGCGACGCGTTCTTCCCTGCCACGTTGGAGGCCGCGACGTTCGAGGACGAGCTGTACGGCGTCCCGCTGTTCCAGAACGTCTTCACGACCGCCTACAACAAGACGGTGTTCGATGAGGCGGGTCTCGAACTGCCGACGACCTGGGACGAGATCCGCGAGGCGGCCCCCGTCCTCGCCGACAGCGGCATCGCTGTGATGGACTACCTGGGCACGCCGGAGCAGACGCTGAACCTCAGCTTCTACCCGTTCCTCTGGCAGGCGGGCGGCACGGTGTTCTCCGACGACGGGACCGAGATCGCCTTCGACTCGAAGGAGGGCGTCGAGGCGCTCGAGTTCCTCGTCGAGCTGCAGAAGGAGGGCGGCCTCCCCGCGGACGCCGCCACCCAGTCGGTCGGCATCGAGGGCTCGCCGCTCGCGGCCGGCACCGTCGGCATCCGCCCCACCACGCAGCCGTCGGAGCTGGCGCAGATGCGTGCGGCCCTCGGCGAGGAGAACGTCGTGGTGGGCCCGCCTCTGGAGGGCGAGACGCAGGCCACGTACGGCAACCCCGGCCTGCTGTCCCTCACGTCGATCAACAAGAGCGAGAACAGGGCGGCCGCGTCGTCCGTGCTCGCCTTCCTGACCTCGAAGGACTTCCAGACCGAGCTCAACGCCGCGGCGGGCAACTTCCCGTCCCGGACAGACGTCGAGATCGCCGGCCCCGAGGCGGACAGGGCGGCATACGAAGCGGCTCTGAAGGTCGCGAACCCCGGCGAGCCCAACCCGGCCGCCCGCCAGGTGATGGCCGTGCTCGCCCCGTACATCCAGTCGGCTCTGCGCGGCGACCTCTCCGCGAAGGATGCTCTCGAGAAGGCCGCCGAAGAGGCCCAGGCCGTCCTCGACCGCTCCTGA
- a CDS encoding DUF6036 family nucleotidyltransferase — MRRADLAHLLRAAARIADPEILVIGSQAIHGAFAEHDLPPLAMVSREADIAFWNDEQDLLADRLDGAIGELSMFDQTHGYYAQGVSVATAILPEGWRGRVVPFEHVDAGEARAHCLDPHDLALSKLVAAREKDRDFVQALLEANLLDAVILDQRAESLPITRIQISTIRRFLKRHLPTS, encoded by the coding sequence ATGAGACGCGCGGATCTTGCTCATCTTCTCCGCGCTGCGGCACGCATCGCCGATCCGGAGATCCTCGTGATCGGAAGTCAAGCGATCCACGGAGCGTTCGCAGAGCACGACCTCCCGCCGCTCGCGATGGTCTCTCGCGAAGCGGACATCGCCTTCTGGAACGACGAGCAGGACCTGCTCGCCGATCGTCTCGATGGAGCAATCGGCGAGTTGTCGATGTTCGACCAAACGCACGGCTACTACGCCCAAGGGGTCAGTGTCGCGACCGCGATCCTCCCTGAGGGCTGGCGAGGGCGGGTCGTTCCGTTCGAGCATGTCGATGCCGGCGAGGCCCGCGCGCACTGTCTCGACCCTCATGATCTCGCGCTCTCGAAACTCGTCGCAGCACGCGAGAAGGATCGCGACTTCGTGCAGGCATTGCTGGAGGCGAACCTCCTCGACGCGGTCATCCTGGATCAGAGAGCCGAGTCGCTGCCGATCACACGGATCCAGATATCCACCATCCGACGATTCCTCAAGCGGCACCTGCCCACCTCCTGA
- a CDS encoding sulfatase, with amino-acid sequence MARSILLLHCHDLGRFLGAYGVTTVTTPHLDALAAESTVFDAAFATSPHCSPARASLFTGAYPQRHGVLGLTHEPFGWDLVDPTTHIAHRLNRTGYRTELIGVHHESRALPDEELAARLGFDRVRTGGDRDVVVERAIDALQRASASDRPFYLQVGFHEPHRSPSARDRAGIMGFLGDRVEPDSTNGVSVPSYLSDTADAQEEIAELQGAVRHMDEGVGAILSELERLGLADDTIVVFTTDHGLALPRAKCTLYDAGVGVALFLRVPGRPAWTARRITGLVSHVDVVPTLLELTASAPSADVAGTSLVSLVEQDAPARPFAYGQLSYHTYFDPKRSVRSADAKLILNLSNAPRAMDPTQSWMHRSIPVDLTGPTIGTSAVMEFYDLAADPDELVNLIDDPAWKERVAAFADALWTWMRDTEDPLLSRPASPRHALALTTLEQIARTHSAASIGART; translated from the coding sequence ATGGCGCGCAGCATCCTGCTCCTGCACTGCCACGACCTCGGCCGCTTCCTCGGGGCCTACGGCGTGACCACGGTGACGACACCGCACCTCGACGCGCTCGCTGCCGAGTCGACGGTGTTCGATGCGGCGTTCGCCACATCCCCGCACTGCAGCCCGGCACGCGCATCGCTCTTCACCGGCGCGTACCCGCAGCGCCACGGCGTGCTCGGCCTCACGCACGAGCCCTTCGGCTGGGACCTCGTCGATCCGACCACCCACATCGCGCATCGGCTCAACCGCACCGGCTACCGCACCGAGCTGATCGGCGTGCATCACGAATCGCGCGCGCTCCCCGACGAGGAGCTCGCCGCACGACTCGGCTTCGACCGGGTGCGCACGGGAGGCGACCGCGATGTCGTCGTCGAGCGCGCCATCGACGCGCTGCAGCGCGCCTCGGCATCCGACCGGCCGTTCTATCTCCAGGTGGGATTCCACGAGCCCCACCGCAGCCCCTCCGCCCGCGACCGCGCCGGGATCATGGGCTTCCTCGGCGATCGCGTCGAGCCGGACTCGACGAACGGGGTCTCCGTCCCGTCGTACCTGAGCGACACCGCCGACGCCCAGGAGGAGATCGCCGAGCTGCAGGGCGCCGTCCGCCACATGGACGAGGGCGTCGGCGCGATCCTCTCCGAGCTGGAGCGTCTCGGCCTCGCGGACGACACGATCGTGGTCTTCACGACCGACCACGGCCTGGCCCTCCCCCGGGCGAAGTGCACGCTCTATGACGCGGGCGTGGGCGTCGCGCTCTTCCTGCGTGTGCCCGGCCGACCCGCCTGGACGGCGCGGCGCATCACCGGGCTCGTGAGCCACGTCGACGTCGTGCCCACGCTCCTGGAGCTCACGGCATCCGCCCCCTCCGCCGACGTCGCCGGGACGAGCCTGGTGAGCCTGGTCGAGCAGGATGCGCCCGCCCGCCCCTTCGCTTACGGGCAGCTGAGCTATCACACCTACTTCGACCCGAAGCGCTCCGTCCGCTCCGCCGATGCGAAGCTGATCCTCAACCTGTCCAACGCGCCGCGCGCGATGGACCCGACCCAGTCGTGGATGCACCGCAGCATCCCCGTCGATCTGACGGGACCGACCATCGGGACGAGCGCGGTCATGGAGTTCTACGATCTCGCCGCCGACCCCGACGAGCTCGTCAACCTCATCGACGACCCCGCCTGGAAGGAACGGGTCGCCGCGTTCGCCGACGCCCTGTGGACCTGGATGCGCGACACCGAGGATCCTCTGCTGTCCCGCCCGGCCTCCCCCCGCCACGCCCTGGCCCTGACCACCCTCGAGCAGATCGCGCGCACGCACTCCGCGGCGTCGATCGGCGCTCGCACCTGA
- a CDS encoding sugar ABC transporter permease gives MSVTTAPRRTTGTRAAAGRTARRREALAGILFVLPTLAIFALFKFLPIAGAGAMSLTRYRLNGDIEFLGVDNYTRLFADPHFWQSLWVTLLYVVFFVPLIIVVSLAGAVLLNRLLRLSGLFRALLFVPYLSSFVLAGIVWKWIFASDGPLNTVITSVGLEPVPFLTGDQWLVLASLALVAVWKGFGYSMLIFLAGLKAQPAEVHEAATIDGAGPWKSFWHITLPLLKPVLFFVLVIETIVGFQVFDTIYVMTGGGPARASYSLIYFLYDQGFKFFDFGYAAAVGIVLFVIVLVLSLIQRGFFERKERS, from the coding sequence ATGTCCGTCACCACCGCACCGCGCCGCACCACCGGCACCCGTGCCGCTGCGGGCCGCACCGCTCGCCGCCGCGAGGCGCTGGCCGGCATCCTGTTCGTCCTGCCCACCCTCGCGATCTTCGCCCTGTTCAAGTTCCTCCCGATCGCGGGAGCCGGGGCGATGAGCCTGACCCGGTACCGGCTCAACGGCGACATCGAGTTCCTCGGCGTCGACAACTACACGCGGCTGTTCGCCGATCCGCACTTCTGGCAGAGCCTGTGGGTCACGCTGCTCTACGTCGTCTTCTTCGTGCCGCTGATCATCGTGGTCTCGCTCGCCGGGGCCGTGCTGCTGAACCGGCTGCTGCGACTGAGCGGGCTGTTCCGCGCCCTGCTCTTCGTCCCCTACCTGAGCTCCTTCGTGCTCGCCGGCATCGTCTGGAAGTGGATCTTCGCCTCCGACGGCCCGCTGAACACCGTGATCACCTCGGTCGGACTGGAGCCGGTGCCGTTCCTCACCGGCGACCAGTGGCTCGTGCTGGCGAGCCTCGCGCTCGTCGCCGTCTGGAAGGGCTTCGGGTACTCCATGCTCATCTTCCTCGCGGGCCTCAAGGCGCAGCCCGCCGAGGTGCACGAGGCGGCGACCATCGACGGAGCGGGACCGTGGAAGTCGTTCTGGCACATCACGCTCCCCCTCCTCAAGCCAGTGCTCTTCTTCGTCCTCGTGATCGAGACGATCGTCGGATTCCAGGTGTTCGACACGATCTACGTGATGACCGGCGGCGGTCCCGCCCGGGCGAGCTACAGCCTCATCTACTTCCTGTACGACCAGGGCTTCAAGTTCTTCGACTTCGGATACGCGGCGGCGGTCGGCATCGTGCTGTTCGTCATCGTGCTCGTCCTCTCGCTCATCCAGCGGGGATTCTTCGAAAGGAAGGAGCGGTCATGA